Part of the Pelobates fuscus isolate aPelFus1 chromosome 12, aPelFus1.pri, whole genome shotgun sequence genome, acttaacacctaacccaattaatgatgtttatttgttgttatcttgatattcaatgatgatgtaatattgcctttataagggtctgcgagcccgctttttaaccagatgccattaaattttctcgaagtccttttaacctgaactccgtgtgtcagtgtgaatttacttctgcgtatacgcaatttaatcatctcagatttggacaggaacagatagacattcaaacatatttgtttgcttaaaacaatctatatcaattgtatagtgctgctctttgTATAATACAGGTCATTGGGTGTATAATATctggggacagtcagtgctccctgtatagtgcggctctctgtataatacaggtctgtgtgtataatatcctgggacagtcagagctccctgtatagtgcggctctctgtataatacaggtctgtgtgtataatatcctgggacagtcagagctccctgtatagtgctgctctctgtataatatcctggggcagtcagtgctccctgtatagtgcggctctctgtataatacaggtctacaggtctgtgtgtataatatcctgggacagtcagagctccctgtatagtgctgctctctgtataatatcctggggcagtcagtgctccctgtatagtgcggctctctgtataatacaggtctagaGGTCTGTGTGTAtcatatcctgggacagtcagagctccctgtatagtgctgctctctgtataatatcctgggacagtcagagctccctgtatagtgctgctctctgtataatatcctgggacagtcagtgctccctgtatagtgcggctctctgtataatacaggtctgtgtgtataatatcctgggacagtcagtgctccctgtatagtgcggctctctgtataatacaggtctgtgtgtataatatcctgggacagtcagtgctccctgtatagtgcggctctctgtataatacaggtctgtgtgtataatatcctgggacagtcagagctccctgtatagtgctgctctctttataatatcctgggacagtcagagcTCCCTGTATTGTgtggctctctgtataatacaggtatgtgtgtataatatcctgggacagtcagagctccccgtatagtgctgctctctgtattatacaggtctgtgtgtataatatcctgggacagtcagagctccctgtatagtgctgctctctgtataatatcctgggacagtcagagctccctgtatagtgctgctctctgtataatacaggtctgtgtgtataatatctggggacagtcagtgctccgtATAGTgtggctctctgtataatacaggtctgtgtgtataatatcctgggacagtcagagctccccgtatagtgctgctctctgtataatatcctgggacagtcagtgcaggtATAGAGGGCCAAGTGCGCTCAATACACCATAATTACTTACAAGTAGCAGGACTGGCTCTGATGCTTATGGGCAGCTATATTGTATTGCTCTAGTCCCAACCCctgggttttattcactaaacaatgaattatGGCAAAAACTTGAAATCCAATAAGAAGAACTGGGGCTTAAATACAAAACCTGGAGTAAATGCAGTGTGGGGTGACCGGCAGGGAGTGCAGTCAGCAAAGGGTTAATAATGTCCTGTCAGTCACTCTGAGCTGGGGGCACTAGGACCCAGTGCATCCTGGAGGCTCTGCTCATGTGTGGCTCCATTAGATAGCCACGCCCAGTAGGCGGGGTTTGTGTCAGATTTCCGGGTCCATGGGTTCGAATCCGTTGAGGCTAGTTCCGGGGTGGAGGCACGCGGTTGCCGGCCAGAGCTGAGGATGGATTATCACCAGAAGGAAGAGCTGCTCCGGGTTTCCATCAGGGAGTTCAGTGACTTCCCCTCTCCCGGCATCCTCTTCAGGTAACGGGGGTCCCACGTGTGCAGCCACATGGCCTGGAGCCAGCCGGGCAGGCAGGGATTATTAACCCAGGGTCCCCTGGGTTGGGGAGGTGCTCAGAGGTACTGGGTTGGACAGGTGCTGGGCGGTACTGGGTTGGACAGGTGCTGGGCGGTACTGGGTTGGGGCGGTGCTGGGTTGGACAGGTGCTGGGCGGTACTGGGTTGGACAGGTGCTGGGTTGGGGAGGTACTGGGTTGGACAGGTGCTGGGTTGGGGAGGTGCTGGGAGGTACTGGGTTTTACAGGTGCTGGGTTGGACAGGTGCTGGGTTGGACAGGTGCTGGGTTGGACAGGTGCTGGGTTGGACAGGTGCTGGGTTGGACAGGTGCTGGGTTGGACAGGTGCTGGGTTGGACAGGTGCTGGGTTGGACAGGTGCTGGGTTGGGGAGGTGCTGGGTTGGGGAGGTACTGGGTTGGACAGGTGCTGGGTTGGGGAGGTACTGGGTTGGACAGGTGCTGGGTTGGGGAGGTACTGGGTTGGACAGGTGCTGGGAGGTACTGGGTTGGACAGGTGCTGGGTTGGACAGGTGCTGGGTTGGGGAGGTGCTGGGTTGGGGAGGTGCTGGGTTGGGGAGGTGCTGGGTTGGGGAGGTGCTGGGTTGGGGAGGTGCTGGGTTGGACAGGTGCTGGGTTGGGGAGGTACTGGGTTGGACAGGTGCTGGGTTGGGGAGGTGCTGGGTTGGGGAGGTACTGGGTTGGACAGGTGCTGGGTTGGGGAGGTACTGGGTTGGACAGGTGCTGGGAGGTACTGGGTTGGACAGGTGCTGGGTTGGACAGGTGCTGGGTTGGACAGGTGCTGGGTTGGACAGGTGCTGGGTTGGACAGGTGCTGGGTTGGACAGGTGCTGGGTTGGACAGGTGCTGGGTTGGACAGGTGCTGGGTTGGACAGGTGCTGGGTTGGACAGGTGCTGGGTTGGGGAGGTGCTGGGTTGGGGAGGTGCTGGGTTGGACAGGTGCTGGGAGGTGCTGGGTTGGACAGGTGCTGGGAGGTACTGGGTTGGACAGGTGCTGGGTTGGGGAGGTACTGGGTTGGACAGGTGCTGGGTTGGGGAGGTACTGGGTTGGACAGGTGCTGGGTTGGACAGGTGCTGGGTTGGGGAGGTACTGGGTTGGGGAGGTGCTGGGAGGTACTGGGTTGGACAGGTGCTGGGTTGGGGAGGTACTGGGTTGGACAGGTGCTGGGTTGGGGAGGTACTGGGTTGGACAGGTGCTGGGTTGGGGAGGTGCTCAGCGGTACTGGGTTGGACAGGTGCTGGGTTGGGAGAGGTGTTGGTGGCATGGAGCTTGTTATGTTGGAGGCTTCACACGTGCTCCACATACAGCTGCCTGGGAGGTTAGAAATGGAGTGAAACTTTGCTCCATGGGCGGTACTGGATGCATTGCTCAAGGTGAATTTGAAATGCTAGTCCAAGATAGATAAACTGAGGGAAACATGGCTAACTTGGAGAATGTGTCCATTTTGCCCTaaaattcattattattttgaCAATCCACATGTTGGTGAATGACTcagtcttttagtgtgtgtttaGTTTTAAGGGGTACCTACCTTGCAACTGTCAGCCAGGGGATGATTAATTTGTTACAGTGATCAGATTTACTTCACAGGGTGTCCACAGAATTATAAAGGTTAGtatctaaacaaaaataaaaacacaacacagTGCATTTTATACGTTTTGGTTTCATTTAAGGTGctatttgttttttccacatCCCATGgttgcttaaaagaacactccaagtaccatagccACTTTCTGACACCTTACCTGGGGTCTACCAAATGCCTGCCGCCCCCCCAGAAGCTTCTCGGATGAGCAAAGACTGGTGATACTCACTGGATGAGAACTTTGGACTTGGAGTGTACCTTTTTAAGCCTAGATTGTGATTTATATTGCTATACCCTCATCCCTACAGCATGGGGTACCGCACATTAATGTAACTACATCTTCCAATGGTTTCTTGTTTACACCAGTTCATTGGCACTGTGCGTTCTTTAATAGAAGACAAGGATAATGTTTATttgcttttttgcttttactaGGGACATAACTTGTGTTCTCAAAGACCCAGTGGTCTTCAGGGCTGCCATTGACCTCTTTGAGAATCACCTGCGGACAAACTACTCAGAGATAGATGTTATTGCAGGTAAGTCAATCTGTCAATAGCTTTTAAACTGGGCTGGTACGTGTTTTATAGTAAACCTGTATCACAAGAAGAAAATATATTGGCTTGAGGCTTTAGCCGAGAGTCGAAACGCTACCGTTACATTCTAATTAAAGTCTGCATGTTGCACGTGTAAGAGCCTGgccattttttcttgttttgataGATTGATGGGAATTGTAGCCAACCCAGTCTGCAAGGAGTCCTAACAATTGTAACTATATGTCTTAAAGTGAACCTGCAAACAAAGTTTTTACTTATCTTAAATCTGCTCCAGATACATTAAATACGTGTTTCAAATTTGACTCCATAAATATAAGGTTGCTGGGTGGGGAGTATTAATCCCAGGGTATagttaaaagcatagcagttAATTTTACTAACATACTGATTCTCTCCTCCAGGCATTGACTCCCGTGGCTTCTTGTTTGGCCCAGCGCTAGCACAGAGGTTTGGCATTGGCTTTGTCATGATTCGTAAGAAAGGTAAACTACCGGGACCAACGGAATCTGTGTCTTACACCTTGGAATATGGAGAGGTACGCAGTGAATTAAAGCAATACTTCATAGCCAACACCAGGAGCCTGACACTTCTGGGCCTCTATGCATGTTGCAGAAAATAATAGCAACTTTTAGATTGCTGTACAAGTTATATACAGACTGCGGTCCTGTCACTTAAACCACAACGTGTCGCAAGCATCTTCTGTTAGGATAACTGGTCGAGTTAGAATGCAATGTACTTTACTTTGGATATTAttttgtgggggaggggaggggaggggaggggagggggagaaggaaaaatTGTGTAATAATTCATTGCTGTTTTGTCAAGAAAAATCAGGGTAATTTTTAGAGCTCCAATTGAGAAAAGTAATTTGGAGTCACAGTATAGATGTGGAATAATTATTCGGGTAAAGGGAAaatatagacacactcacactctcactctgcAGTTAATCAGTGACTGCACTAAtcacaattgcagggttaagaggaccggacagtgcacccagaccactttaataagctgaagtagtctggatgcctatagtgtccctttttaaatACACGTGAagtaaaaacaaatcaaaaagTGAGCATAGCAATAAAAACAACGCGTTTGTGATTCTGAATCACGATCACAAAAGGAGCTCCACCAGTACAAGGAGGTGAAATGATCCGGCTGGGAATTGCTGCTTGATCTTTGCTTCTTCTAAGTTCACGGTCGACTTTTAATAGGCTCTACAAAGTGTGAGTTTCCTGTTTGGGATATGTTCAAATATTAACACCTAGCATATTACACTATGTGTTCTTTTATGTTTACCTTATAGGATATATTTATTCCTGTATATTTTATGAATGTACAATTGTATTGGTAACTATAGCCACTGTCTGTCTCTTTTtatcctgtttttgtttttgatttattttagtgTAAAAAGTGACATTACACTTAAGGGTTTTATTATAGCACCTTTTATTCCATTCACTATATGGCTTGTGAACCTTGTCGGGGGGGAAAGCTGACGCGTTTTGCTTTTGGGGGAGTTGTTACATTGATACTATAATCTTAACCTTTATTTCTCTGTATCTTTTCAGGCTGAACTTGAAATTCAGAAAGATGCAGTTCATCCTGGCCAGAAAGTAGTGATCATTGATGATCTGCTTGCCACAGGAGGTAAGCCGTTCACGTGTGTGTTGCCATTGCAGTATGTCAGGGCACGATAGCAGGTCCCGGGTGCTGTGGAGTTTTTGCAGGAGTAGGTTTCGGCTTTAACATGGGAGCCCACTGTTTAATGGTCCATCTAATCTTCCAGTTAAGCCTTTCGATAAATAATGGCCAATTAATCCACAAAATATGGCACAGAAGAAAACCTTGTCTTGGTGGAATGGATCAACAACTGTATATTGATGGGGAAGACCATTCTAATTCATCTCAACAGATAAAGTCAGATGGGTATAACGTTCAGAATTAAATCGATTCAGCAAAAGTATTAGTCTTGATAAAAAGAGATGAGACCGGTTGTGGTCAGAACACCAATCACTCTGGAGCAAAACCCAACTGTGTTATGGTTGCTGAGACTTGGATTGCAAAGGGCCCTTAACTTGGGAAGAGCCATGCAATCCATAGGAAGTGTGAGATACTGCTTGTCATGATAAACTCACAGGGCTAATGGTATTTGTCATGTAATGGGTAAAGCCAACACATCTGATGTGACTGAATGAGGTAAAAGAGTATACACACCTGTAAGCAGGGATCTGGTCCTAAGCCTGACTCCCTTGTATTGCAGAGGTCGTAATAACTATGGATAGAAATGTCAAATTAAGATTTGACATAAACTACAAACCTTTGGATTGTACTGTTTGAGGACAACTTAACGGTCATTGACTTACATTATGGCAAACGTTTTTGGAAGCATTTTGTATTTGTAGGACTCTCTAAATGACATGCATACCATGTGTTGTATTGAGTCAAGTGTCTACATTCCAGAGATAAGACCCGATTAGAAGCAGGTTTGGTGGAAGGAtgtagacaagagaactgcaggttttgaaaGCTGTTgatagatataccccaataagAAGATGCATAAccaaatgtttttgtttggggTACATCTGCTAAAcactgatttgtatttattttgtatgggggcagcggagtgtccctttaatgcaaaatTAAATAGCCACAAATGCTTTCTTGGAAGCTGCTGCATATTACCCAGAATTCTCACATACCGTCTACATTGGTAGAATGTATCAAGGCTGTTGAATTCAGCACCATCACAGTTCTGTACTGATCTCTTACTGTTTATTGCCTCTAATTATATTAACAAGATCTGTTTCTCTATCTTACA contains:
- the APRT gene encoding adenine phosphoribosyltransferase, translated to MDYHQKEELLRVSIREFSDFPSPGILFRDITCVLKDPVVFRAAIDLFENHLRTNYSEIDVIAGIDSRGFLFGPALAQRFGIGFVMIRKKGKLPGPTESVSYTLEYGEAELEIQKDAVHPGQKVVIIDDLLATGGTLSAACELIKRRQAEVLDCLVLIELRSLCGADKLKPYRTHSVLKYD